The Abditibacteriota bacterium DNA window ATCCGGTGGTGAACCTGGTGTGCTTCAAAAACCACGGCAAGGACTTTACCCCCGAGGACGTGGCTTCCACCTGGCTGGGCTATCTGCCCTTCGGCGCGGTGTGCACCGCGGAAAGGGTGGCCTACAAGAATCTGTGCAGCATGGTGGAGCCTCCCGTCAGCGCCTCCTACAGAAACCCCTACAGAGAGTGGATAGGGGCTCAGATACGGGCCGACCTCTGGGGCTGGGTGTCTCCCGGCAAGCCCGGGCAGGCCGCCGAATACGCCTGGCGGGACGCCTGCATAAGCCACGTGAAAAACGGCATCTACGGCGAGATGTGGGCGGCGGCCATGATGGCGGCGGCCTTCGGCTCGGACGACGTGAAGGAGGTCATCCGCACGGGCCTCGGGGTGATACCCGAGAAGTGCCGCCTGGCGAGAGCCGTGGAGAATATGATCGCCCTGTATGACAGCGGCATCTCCTATGAGGAGGCGGCGGACAGCATAGCCTCCCGCTGGAACGAAAACCACGGGCACCACTGGTGCCACACCATCTCCAACGCGGAGATAGTGACTGCCGCCCTCCTGTGGGGCGAAAAAGACTTCTCCAGGACTGTGTTCTACAGCGTGTTCCCGGGCTTTGACACCGACTGCAACGGGGCCACGGCGGGCAGCGTGCTGGGTATTATGCTGGGGGGCAAGGCCATTCCCGAGAGCTGGACCGGACCTGTGCACGACACTCTGGAGACCTCCATCGCCGGCTACAACATAGTAAAAGTCAGCGAGATGGCTGCTCTGACAGAAGAATTGAGCAAACAATAAGAGTGATGCGGGACCGCCTGTGGCGGCCCCGCTTGTTTATCGAAGGAGCATATTTCATGCGAGTTGTTATTGTGATACTGTTTTTGATCTTTGCCCTCAGCGGCTGCGCCGGAAAGGGCGCCGCTGACAGCGCCAGCTCCGGCGGGGGAGAGCTGATCGGCTACAACAAGCTGTCACAGGACGCCATACAGCACGGCTATCTCCACTCTTACGAAGGCGTCAGGACCGTGTCGGGGACTCTGGCGGCCGGCGGATACAAAGTGAGATATACCGTGCCCTCCCGGGTGCGGGCCTATGATATGGTCCCGGTGAATTATACTCTGGAGATGCCTGCGGGCAGCCGCCGGACGGCCTTTGAGGCCGTGGCCTTCGAAGATCCGAAGCGCACAGGGAAAAAGGCCACCTACGACATGGCCATCCCCGGGGACATGCGGGTAAAGATGGAGTATCTGGGCTCCGTGAGCGCCGACTATGACCCGGACTCCTATCCCTACATGCAGACGGATCCCAAGGCGGCTCCTCCCGTGACAAGAGCGCCCATCAAGCGGGACCGGCTGGTGCGCTCCGGCATCATCAGGGCTGCGGACTGCGTGTGGTTCAAGTTCCGGCTGACCAATACGGGCAACACCATCCTGGACCCGGAGGGCTTCGGGGCGGGCCTCTTTATGCCCTGGATCATGCAGGTGGACGACGAGGGCAACGACATGTGGCAGGACCAGTGCCGGCCCATCAACCTGATGGAGCGGCATCTGGATTATATCTACCCCGGCGAGAGCTTTGAATTCTGGACCCAGTTTGACTGCTCCGGCCCCTTTGGCTGGCCCGGCAGGCAGCTGAGGGAAGGCAACTACGTCATCACCATGGACTACGGCTACCGCATCAACAAGACCTATGACTATTGGTGCAACGTGTGGGGCGCCATGCCCTTCCAGACCCTGAAGGTGTATCTCAGGGCGGAAAAGGAGCCCCGGCAGGCCCCTGTGAAAACCGAGACCCTGAAGCCGGACACCTCGGAGAAGATGCCGGACTACGTGTCCTCCTTCGAGGAATTCATGACCTCCTTCGACTACTATCGGGCTTCGGATGAGGCCCGGAAGATACAGAAGACCATGTATCTGCAGGTGGCCCCCTGGACGGAGTGCATCACCCTGCGGCTCATGCTCACGGACCCGCAGAAGATCGCCTTTGTCCGCATCCCCGTCACCACCGAGACGGAGCACCTGAAGATAGCCTACAACCCTGACAACACTCTGGTGGTCAATGACAACGGCCTGGAGGTCCCCATTATCGCGGCCCAGGCCATGCCGGGGATGAGGATGAATTTTCAGCTGGGTCCCTATGCCGAGGAACGCATGCTGAAGGAGGCTCTGGAAATGAAGGAGATGGGCGTCAACGTGATCTCCAATACGGCGGCCCACTACTGGAACGGGGAGCTGACCCACTACAGGGAAAACAAGACCATAGAGCCCCTCATGGTGGGCTACCGCTACTGGTTCGACCACTGTATGCAGAAGGCCGGCCTCAAAAGCCTGGGCTGGAGCGTGTATCCCGGACTCAACGGCTTCGCTCTGGAGATACACAATCTGCTGAAGGGCACCGACTACACCTCCGACGGCACCTACAACGACGAGCATATACCCGAAGGGATAGCCACTCTGGTGAAATTCTGCTACGACCGCTGGGGCGACAACTGGGTCACAGACAAAAAGGGCCGTATGCCCATCGAAATGGAGGACAGCTGGGGCTGGATGCGCTACGACGTCAACGACCGCTTTGAAAAGATAGCCCCCGACGCCGACGCCCTGTTCAGGGAGTGGGCCCGGAAGAAATACGGCTCCATAGAGGCTGTGAACAAGGCCTGGGGCTCCGGATATAAGGGCTTTGAGGAGATCAAACCCTCCGTCTTTCTGCAGGACGCCATCGACAACAACCGCAACCCGGAGTGGAAGTCCGGGGACCCGGTGTTTTACGACTGGTCACCCGCCATGGAGGACCTGGACACCTTCCGCACCGAGCAGCGGATGGCCTTTCTGGACAGGTGCAACAGGGAGATACGGAAGTATCTCCCCAACGCAGAGCTGTCGGTGCGGACCGAAGGGGCAAATCTGATAGCGAAGGGCGACCCGCAGGGAAAGGACAGCGACCTGAGGCATATATACTATTCCCAGAGGCGCCAGGCTCTGAAGTATGACACCATCAGGGAAAAGAACGTGCTGCACTTCTTCACGGACTACACCACCATAGCCTACACCCCCACTGTGTTCCGGCAGGCCTGCCGGGAGGCCCGGGAAGCCGGGGTGGCCACCTGGTATCTGATGCAGTTTGACCACATGAGGGACATAGTCCTCAACGACACCTACGGCAACGACTATTCGGTGCATTACAATCTGCCGGAGGACGCCCCGCACAAAAAGGGCATGATGATGCACGTGCTGGCCGCCGCCTATCCCTATTGGCGCATAGCCTATGAAGAAGGCCACGCCGCAGGCATCCTGTGGGCGGACTACCTGTGCGACGGCTTTGCCACCGAGACCCAGAAAAAGGAGATCAGGGTCCTCCGCGACCATCTCCCTGTCAGAAAAGCCGGCAAATAACACGCCTGCCCGGCGCTCCCGGATATTTGATCCGGGGCGCCTTTTTTGTTGAACAGACTTTTTTGTGATATAATGTAGTTGAAGGACACGAAAATGATGACGCTGTGGGCGAAAAGCCCCGCGGCAGTTTGTTTGAGAGACACGGTCACCGCCGCCGGATGCGCGGCAAACGGAGGTGTAATACCATGCGCAGATATTTTTTGATCACTGCGGCAGCCTGCCTGGCTGTCCTGGCAGTTTTTCCTTTCCGCACGCCCGGAGGCGCGGCTTCGTCCGGAGCCCATGCCGCCCCCCTGCTGTTCGGAGCGGCGCCGGAGGCCGGCGAACCCCGGGAGATCGTGACGGGCATCAGGATCTTCAACCCATTGATAAAGCAGGATTTTTTCAATCCCTACTATGAGGACGCTCTGGGCAACAGCCTGAAAAAAGGAGATCTGCCCTTAATGCCCCGGGAGCATATTCCGGATCTGAGGATATACGATACCTCGGGCGTTGCCTTTCCCGGACTTATCGCCTATATCCACACGATAAAGCCCGAGCCCAAGGTGTGGGATATCTCGGTCCC harbors:
- a CDS encoding ADP-ribosylglycohydrolase family protein — encoded protein: MKKTWMQKNVWAYIDCGDIAVERLQCIDEGKDISSLTGEFDRLEKADMFSPEAQQAAVELLDKSAALPCADPELQEPSDLKEIQLLAKGAPDMAVPEGEALSDKFCGAWLGRIAGCTFGKPFEGRRKWMVSKYLRETGNYPPTHYISYRGVDPELIKECGIPDWTDRICHEHMENAIPDDDLNYPVVNLVCFKNHGKDFTPEDVASTWLGYLPFGAVCTAERVAYKNLCSMVEPPVSASYRNPYREWIGAQIRADLWGWVSPGKPGQAAEYAWRDACISHVKNGIYGEMWAAAMMAAAFGSDDVKEVIRTGLGVIPEKCRLARAVENMIALYDSGISYEEAADSIASRWNENHGHHWCHTISNAEIVTAALLWGEKDFSRTVFYSVFPGFDTDCNGATAGSVLGIMLGGKAIPESWTGPVHDTLETSIAGYNIVKVSEMAALTEELSKQ
- a CDS encoding beta-galactosidase translates to MRVVIVILFLIFALSGCAGKGAADSASSGGGELIGYNKLSQDAIQHGYLHSYEGVRTVSGTLAAGGYKVRYTVPSRVRAYDMVPVNYTLEMPAGSRRTAFEAVAFEDPKRTGKKATYDMAIPGDMRVKMEYLGSVSADYDPDSYPYMQTDPKAAPPVTRAPIKRDRLVRSGIIRAADCVWFKFRLTNTGNTILDPEGFGAGLFMPWIMQVDDEGNDMWQDQCRPINLMERHLDYIYPGESFEFWTQFDCSGPFGWPGRQLREGNYVITMDYGYRINKTYDYWCNVWGAMPFQTLKVYLRAEKEPRQAPVKTETLKPDTSEKMPDYVSSFEEFMTSFDYYRASDEARKIQKTMYLQVAPWTECITLRLMLTDPQKIAFVRIPVTTETEHLKIAYNPDNTLVVNDNGLEVPIIAAQAMPGMRMNFQLGPYAEERMLKEALEMKEMGVNVISNTAAHYWNGELTHYRENKTIEPLMVGYRYWFDHCMQKAGLKSLGWSVYPGLNGFALEIHNLLKGTDYTSDGTYNDEHIPEGIATLVKFCYDRWGDNWVTDKKGRMPIEMEDSWGWMRYDVNDRFEKIAPDADALFREWARKKYGSIEAVNKAWGSGYKGFEEIKPSVFLQDAIDNNRNPEWKSGDPVFYDWSPAMEDLDTFRTEQRMAFLDRCNREIRKYLPNAELSVRTEGANLIAKGDPQGKDSDLRHIYYSQRRQALKYDTIREKNVLHFFTDYTTIAYTPTVFRQACREAREAGVATWYLMQFDHMRDIVLNDTYGNDYSVHYNLPEDAPHKKGMMMHVLAAAYPYWRIAYEEGHAAGILWADYLCDGFATETQKKEIRVLRDHLPVRKAGK